The region CCGGGCGGCCGGGCTGGGGTTGGCTAGCGGTCACCGTCGCACTCTGAGGGCTGGTAGTGGCCGTCGGTTGGTAGGTGGCATCGGGGGCCGGAGTTTGATCTGTCGTCAAATTACTAGACCCAACCGACACTTGTTGGTCCGGCGGCGGCGTGGTTTGAGCCTGAGCCTGGGCGTGGAGTTTCTTTACCGCTTCCTCGCGGATGGTCTTGGCTTGGTCTTTAATGAGGGAACCGATGTTGTGGGCGCTGGGGTTGTTTTGAAAATCCAAAATATCATCAGCCAGGCTAACGTCAGTTTCAATCGGTTCGCCGCTAGCCGGCAAGTTGGGTTCCACCAATCGACCCTCTGATTCCAGCCCGGCCTCGCCGCTGGGTTCCTGTAACTCGGCTTTCTTGGAGCTCCAACCACGAGTGTCGACGATCTGGCTCAAGCGCTCCAGTTGACCGCGGACCTCCTCCGGATCGCGTTGGGTAACTTCCTTCACAATTTTCGGCGCCTCGATTTTAAAGACCTCTTCGATCGGTTCTTTAATCCAAATGCGTTTGCGCGGTTTGGTCATGAAACTAACTAGCGATAGAAACAAAGCCTCAAACGGCTGATCTTGGCGCTGATACAAACCCAGTAGTAAAAAGAAGGCTGTTGGCGGCAGGCCAATAATCAACATCACTATTGGCGTTTTGCGCATGGTCAAAAAGCTGACTAGCCCAATCATGACTCCAGCCACGGTGTAGATGAATTGCTTGAGTGTCAGGGCGCCGATGATTTTATCTTCGGCTTCCACGTTTTGAGGTACTTTATATTGACCCATAATTTAATCCTAACAGAGCTTACTTATTGGAGCTGCATTAAGAATCATGTCTCTCTTCTCTTCTCTGGGTCAAAAGGCACTTGCTCCGGCATTGGTACGCCAACCTTATCCCCGATCTTAGTCCACCAAGTGCCTTGGTCAGTAATAACATCAGCCATCAAGCGGGGCTGAAGACTCGGTATCGACGCAGCCTTAGTTGCGAATTCACGCTGAGCAGCTACTGAGCCACTTTCGTAAATGGCTTGGGCGGCTCCGGCCTTGGTTTTGGCAATTTGAGCCAGTGAGGCTTTCTTGGTAAAGGAATCAATTTTTTCTTCAAGACCGCCACTCTCGAGCATAAATCCGCCTTTATCACTAATATCACTCCATTTATTGTTTTTGGTTCTCTGCCAGGCCACGTCTTTGTCCATCTTCGCGCCGGCCAGCCCTGCCAACCCTTTAGTCCCAAACATGTTCCTGTCGATCATAGCCTCGTAGGCGGCCTGGCGGGTATATTCGTTTGAGCTCTTTGCAGCTTTGAGCAAAGTAGCTTCTTGTCCCGTGTCGTTACCAATGTCCCGCTCAAGTGCCACCGAGAGCTTATCTCGCTCGGCCTTGGTTTGCTCCTCCTGGGCTTTGCGGGTGGCTTCAAGTAGTCTGGCATTGCCGATTTTTCCCTTATTGCCGGTTAATGCACGAGCTGCCTTGCGGCCAAAAAAACCACCACTGTAGAGCTTGCCGGCCGTGATTTCACGCTTGGCGGCCCGGTTTCTAGCCCTGTTCGATTGTCGCTGCTTTTCTAGATCGCTCAGCCTGTCGCCGGCCAGCTTATTGCCCGCTCCGGCAGTGAGCTTACCGAATGCATTGTTAGCAGCAGTTAGTCCGCTTCCGGCCCATTTGAACGTCATCGGCACGGCAAAGAAGGCAGCAATTGGGAAGAGTGAGGCTAATATAATCTGCCAAATATCGGCACTTGGGGAGTAATTGACAATGGCTGAACCAATACCGGCAAAGGCAAAAAGTAAAACTATTAAAGGGTACATCAATAGCAAGCGACTAAAGGTTTTGAACCAGGTTTTAAAGATGCTTTCGGTGTTGGGTAAAACCCAAGCAATGAAGGCAAAAGGCGCTAGCACTATCAAGATTAAGAGAATCAGCTTACGTAACTCAAGCGTCAAAAACACCGCTAAGATGCTCAAAATCAAACTAAAGAGAGCGATTATTAAAGGTAGTGCAAAGGCGACAGTGATAGCCACCGCTGCTATACCAGTAATGGCTATGCCAACAGCATTGATTACATCACTGGGACTCGTATTGACTGTTGAAGGTACGGCCCTGGTAATTAAGTCGGCAATACCGGCTGAGATAATATTAGTAATATCGAAAGCGAGCTGCATCAATATCCATGAAAACTGGACCAAAACTACGGCTATAACCAACCGCGGTAAGATCTTTTTGATATCATAGTTACTTAATCCAATCGAGAGCGTGCTCGAAAATATGACCACCAAAAAGATCAAAATAAAGAGAATATTAGCTAGTCCGCGGAAGGCCTGCCAAACGTTATAGGCGCCCTGGTAACTTTGATTATCGAGCGGACCGGTTTGGAGAATATTGACGACTTCGCTTTCTAACCCCCGAAAAATTTGGTTGCCCATATCGATCGTAGGACAGAGGATGAAGGCGAAACCGCCGCTGATTGAACAACCAGATGCCGCCGCATCATCGTGCTGGGAGGTAGCGCCACTACCAGGGGGCTTAGTGGCGTTTTCGGTATTGCCAATCTGGATATTGACTGGTTTTGAGACCACACAACCGTCTTTGGAGGTGGTTTGGCCGTTTTTAACTTGGTCCTCTAGAGTCTGATCAAACGGGTACCAGTTATAGTCATTCTTGATATCGTCGCCACTCTTGGCCCAGACACTTAAGGTCCCAGAATCTTTACCATTGGTGGCGGTAATGCTATCACGACAATTGGATTCGTTTTCTAAGAAAGTGCCCACATCTTTGTTGAGAGTGTATTCCTTGCCGTCATCGGCTCGGATTATTGTTCCACTATCCACCCACAGGAAGGATATTAAGTTATTAGATGTGCCAACAATAGTAATTGCGGTATTATGCTCTTCTTTGCCCGAACAACCACCAGCTTGAACAGAATAAATTAGTTCATGATAGATTAAATCCGGATCGTTCGCGACATCAGCACTCCGTCGGTCGGTACTGAAGTTAGCGATGAAGTCCGTGCATTGGTCTGGGTCGTCGATACGATAATAAGTAAAGTGGCCGTCACCAATGTTGCCGTCGAAATAAATATGGCCGCGGAAGGATATGTGAGCCCGATCGACCCATATGGCCACATTGGGGTTAGTGGCGCCGCCACCTGGATCTTGGATCGCTTGGACGCCGCTGGATCCCAAAAGGACTATCAACTGCAGCAATAGCGCGGCGATACCTGTTATTGCCCACCACCTTTTCATACTGCTTATGGTACACCAAAGGGTTGGCTGATGCCATAAGGTTTGATTGATGCTTTGAGCCAAGAAAATGGTTATAAAACACGAAAGGCCCCGGCCTCCGATCCGCATTAGATGCGAAACGGAGATCCGGGGCCAAACCGCACTTACGGGAAGTCGATGATGTCGGCGGTCGGGGGAACGCTGAAGAAAACCGGCAGCTGGCCACCGTAGTAGTGCATGGCCATCTTGAAGTTGTGGCTGGCACCACCGACGGTGTAGGTGATGTCCCACTGCGATCCACCGACGCAGTTGCCACAGCCCTGCTCCGTGACCGCGGTGACGGTGACCGGCCCGGCGCTGAACGGGTCTAGTTGCCCGCTGCTGGCATCGTTGCGGCCGACCTCCAAGTCAGAGAGAGAGTTGACCGCTGTGCTCATGCAGGCGGCATTGCTCAGCTGGTAGCCCGCCTGAACGATCTCGATCAGGTTCTGGGCAATGGCCACTTGGCTCAAACCAGTCTGGTCCAGATGGACCGGACAGGTGCTGTGTAGCGGGGCCGCTTGGCTCGGCGTGGGGTCGGCTTGCGGTTGGCTGACCGGCGTGGTGCCGACCGACTGGTTGGCATTCGGGTTCGGGCTGCTCGTGAACGGCTGGTTCTGGGTTGATACAGCGCTGTTGTGGCCGGCCACGAAGGCAATGCCTCCAACGATGAGCGCGAGCACAACGACGAAGACAAAGGTGCCGATGACGGCCGCTACCGCACTAATGGTGTGCTTACGGCGGTCGAACGGTTCGGCAGCGGGCGGGCTGAGGGGATTTGGTGGGCTCTCAACAGCCATCTGGCTGCCTCCTGATAGGTGCGGAACCAGGTGAATTACCTGGTTTTGTGATACCTATATTACCAAAAAACTAATGCTTTGTCAATAGCT is a window of Candidatus Saccharimonadales bacterium DNA encoding:
- a CDS encoding PrgI family protein; translated protein: MGQYKVPQNVEAEDKIIGALTLKQFIYTVAGVMIGLVSFLTMRKTPIVMLIIGLPPTAFFLLLGLYQRQDQPFEALFLSLVSFMTKPRKRIWIKEPIEEVFKIEAPKIVKEVTQRDPEEVRGQLERLSQIVDTRGWSSKKAELQEPSGEAGLESEGRLVEPNLPASGEPIETDVSLADDILDFQNNPSAHNIGSLIKDQAKTIREEAVKKLHAQAQAQTTPPPDQQVSVGSSNLTTDQTPAPDATYQPTATTSPQSATVTASQPQPGRPATGQGNNVSASEPARRSDEVSVGEMTTNPLDDILKLAMDNEDLTVSQVAAQANRKAPLAEGQSVSLRKNGKS